One genomic segment of Syngnathus typhle isolate RoL2023-S1 ecotype Sweden linkage group LG8, RoL_Styp_1.0, whole genome shotgun sequence includes these proteins:
- the LOC133157810 gene encoding pyridoxal kinase-like isoform X2 — MEERLSYSCYLLTDQKKLNHHLVLGFEVDSINSVQFSNHTGYSHWKGQVLTADELHVLYEGIKLNNVHQYDYVLTGYTRDTSFLEMVVDIVQELKRANPNLVYVCDPVLGDHGSMYVPQNLYPVYKNKVVPVADIITPNQFEAELLTGKNISTEKDAVEVMDLLHTMGPDTVVITSSDLPARLGDRFLVSLGSQRHVRPDGSRTTQRVRIEVPKVDAVFVGTGDLFAAMLLAWTHHYPNDLKTACEKTFSVMHHVIQRTISYAHELAGPGRRPSPPQLELRMVQSKADIEDPAIVTEATVIS; from the exons ATGGAAGAGAGACTTTCTTATTCTTGTTATTTATTGACTGACCAGAAGAAGTTGAATCATCATCTG GTTTTGGGCTTTGAGGTGGACTCCATCAACTCTGTGCAGTTCTCCAACCACACCG GTTACTCGCACTGGAAGGGGCAAGTGCTGACGGCTGACGAGCTGCACGTTCTCTACGAAGGCATCAAGCTCAACAACGTGCACCAGTATGACTATGTTCTGACAG gcTACACTAGGGACACATCCTTCCTGGAGATGGTGGTGGATATTGTTCAGGAGCTGAAGAGAGCCAATCCAAACTTGGTGTATG TGTGCGACCCGGTGCTGGGTGACCACGGCTCCATG TACGTCCCTCAGAATCTCTACCCGGTGTACAAGAACAAGGTGGTTCCTGTTGCGGACATTATCACGCCTAACCAGTTTGAAGCTGA ACTGTTGACAGGGAAGAACATCAGCACGGAGAAAGATGCTGTGGAG GTGATGGACCTGCTGCACACCATGGGCCCGGACACGGTGGTCATCACCTCCTCGGATCTACCTGCCAGACTGGGCGATCGCTTCCTGGTGTCGCTGGGTAGCCAGCGTCACG TTCGTCCCGACGGCAGCAGAACCACGCAGAGGGTCAGAATAGAAGTTCCCAAAGTGGACGCCGTCTTTGTTGGCACGGGCGACTTGTTTGCCGCCATGCTGCTGGCGTGGACGCACCACTACCCAAATGACCTCAAG ACGGCATGTGAGAAAACGTTTTCGGTGATGCATCACGTCATCCAGAGGACCATCTCGTACGCTCacg AACTAGCAGGTCCCGGTCGGAGGCCCAGTCCACCCCAACTGGAGCTGCGGATGGTCCAGAGCAAGGCCGACATCGAAGACCCCGCCATCGTGACGGAGGCCACCGTCATATCGTAA
- the LOC133157810 gene encoding pyridoxal kinase-like isoform X1, which translates to MECRVLSIQSHVVRGYVGNKSASFPLQVLGFEVDSINSVQFSNHTGYSHWKGQVLTADELHVLYEGIKLNNVHQYDYVLTGYTRDTSFLEMVVDIVQELKRANPNLVYVCDPVLGDHGSMYVPQNLYPVYKNKVVPVADIITPNQFEAELLTGKNISTEKDAVEVMDLLHTMGPDTVVITSSDLPARLGDRFLVSLGSQRHVRPDGSRTTQRVRIEVPKVDAVFVGTGDLFAAMLLAWTHHYPNDLKTACEKTFSVMHHVIQRTISYAHELAGPGRRPSPPQLELRMVQSKADIEDPAIVTEATVIS; encoded by the exons ATGGAGTGCCGCGTCTTGTCCATCCAGAGCCACGTCGTGCGGGGTTATGTGGGCAACAAGAGCGCCTCATTCCCGCTGCAG GTTTTGGGCTTTGAGGTGGACTCCATCAACTCTGTGCAGTTCTCCAACCACACCG GTTACTCGCACTGGAAGGGGCAAGTGCTGACGGCTGACGAGCTGCACGTTCTCTACGAAGGCATCAAGCTCAACAACGTGCACCAGTATGACTATGTTCTGACAG gcTACACTAGGGACACATCCTTCCTGGAGATGGTGGTGGATATTGTTCAGGAGCTGAAGAGAGCCAATCCAAACTTGGTGTATG TGTGCGACCCGGTGCTGGGTGACCACGGCTCCATG TACGTCCCTCAGAATCTCTACCCGGTGTACAAGAACAAGGTGGTTCCTGTTGCGGACATTATCACGCCTAACCAGTTTGAAGCTGA ACTGTTGACAGGGAAGAACATCAGCACGGAGAAAGATGCTGTGGAG GTGATGGACCTGCTGCACACCATGGGCCCGGACACGGTGGTCATCACCTCCTCGGATCTACCTGCCAGACTGGGCGATCGCTTCCTGGTGTCGCTGGGTAGCCAGCGTCACG TTCGTCCCGACGGCAGCAGAACCACGCAGAGGGTCAGAATAGAAGTTCCCAAAGTGGACGCCGTCTTTGTTGGCACGGGCGACTTGTTTGCCGCCATGCTGCTGGCGTGGACGCACCACTACCCAAATGACCTCAAG ACGGCATGTGAGAAAACGTTTTCGGTGATGCATCACGTCATCCAGAGGACCATCTCGTACGCTCacg AACTAGCAGGTCCCGGTCGGAGGCCCAGTCCACCCCAACTGGAGCTGCGGATGGTCCAGAGCAAGGCCGACATCGAAGACCCCGCCATCGTGACGGAGGCCACCGTCATATCGTAA